DNA from Demetria terragena DSM 11295:
GCACGGTGATCTTCGCCACGCACTACCTGGAAGAGGCCGACGCCTTCGCGCGGCGGATCGTGATGGTCGCCGCGGGCCAGGTCGTGGCCGATGGCAGCACCGAAGAACTCCGCGCCAAGGCCAGCGGCCGCACCGTGTCCGCTGACCTTCCACCTGGCGATGCCGAGGCGCTGACTGAGCGCTTACGCCACGAACCCGCTATCCACCGGGTCGCTCTTCGCGGACACCGCATCACGCTGACCGCCGCCGACTCGGATGCCGTCGCGCTGCACCTACTTCGCGACCTCGGCGCCCTCAACCTGGAGGTCGTCTCCGGTTCGTTGGAGTCGGCCTTTCTCGCCATCACCGGCACCGACCAAACCCACCAGGAGACGTCGCGATGAACACCACCTACTACGCACTTGAGGTCAAGCGCATCGTGCGGGACCCCGCCGGTCTGTTCTTCACGGCGGGACTGCCTGCGGTGATGTACCTCATCTTCGGCGCCGCCCAGAGTTACAAAGATGAGGACGCCGTCAACGGCAATGTTGGCTTGTTCATCGCGATCTCTATGGCGGCCTACGGCGCGGTCACCGCGACGACCGGTGTCGGCGGCACCGCCGCTGTGGAGCGGATGCAAGGCTGGGGCCGCCAACTCGGGCTGACGCCCTTGCGAGACAGCCAGTACGTCCTCGTCAAGGCCGCTGTCGCCGCGACGATCGCGGTCGTTCCGATAGCCCTGATCTATGTCCTCGCGGTGTTGACCGGCGCCGAAGGCAGCGCCACTGCGTGGCTGGTCAGTGGGCTGATTGTGCTGCTTGGAGCTGGCATCTGGGCGTTGTACGGCCTTGCCATCGCCCAGGCTTTCCGCTCGGAGTCCGCGGTCTCGGTGGCCAGCGGCATGCTGGTCGTGCTGGCCTTTCTCGGCAACATCTTCTTCCCGCTATCTGGCACGATGCTGACCATCGCCAAGTTCACCCCGCTGTACGGCTACGTCCAGCTGGCGCGCTACCCATTGACGGAGGGGGCCATGATCAACAACAGCTCTGGCAGCGAGTTCTCGATCGAGC
Protein-coding regions in this window:
- a CDS encoding ABC transporter permease, producing the protein MNTTYYALEVKRIVRDPAGLFFTAGLPAVMYLIFGAAQSYKDEDAVNGNVGLFIAISMAAYGAVTATTGVGGTAAVERMQGWGRQLGLTPLRDSQYVLVKAAVAATIAVVPIALIYVLAVLTGAEGSATAWLVSGLIVLLGAGIWALYGLAIAQAFRSESAVSVASGMLVVLAFLGNIFFPLSGTMLTIAKFTPLYGYVQLARYPLTEGAMINNSSGSEFSIEPLWVPLLNLTIWSAIFALGAVALVRRGRGRQ